One region of Homalodisca vitripennis isolate AUS2020 unplaced genomic scaffold, UT_GWSS_2.1 ScUCBcl_9848;HRSCAF=18481, whole genome shotgun sequence genomic DNA includes:
- the LOC124374738 gene encoding uncharacterized protein LOC124374738 — MVWSFAEDGFTPLVSTTKPSPKPAEPQEEKLPEVDLVGTKNVVNLMNLINQEHDVLGLWQEPVKKPEPQEKAPVIELKITSDVEEENVLPPDTSVGPVLSISKAVIKKAVEKTQWAEEIDISTPVDRLQQEGAKSGFHMAL, encoded by the exons ATGGTCTGGAGTTTTGCTGAGGATGGCTTCACACCTTTGGTCTCGACGACCAAGCCGAGCCCCAAGCCTGCTGAACCACAAGAAGAAAAGCTCCCAGAGGTAGATCTGGTGGGGACGAAGAATGTGGTCAACTTGATGAACCTGATCAACCAGGAACACGATGTCCTGGGACTGTGGCAGGAACCAGTCAAGAAGCCGGAGCCCCAAGAAAAAGCACCTGTTATTGAGCTTAAGATAACCTCAGATGTAGAAGAGGAAAATGTTTTACCGCCA GATACTAGTGTGGGGCCCGTGCTGAGTATTTCGAAGGCTGTGATCAAGAAGGCTGTGGAGAAGACTCAGTGGGCAGAAGAAATCGACATCAGCACTCCAGTGGACAGACTTCAACAAGAAGGTGCCAAGTCCGGCTTTCACATGGCCCTTTGA